A DNA window from Camelina sativa cultivar DH55 chromosome 17, Cs, whole genome shotgun sequence contains the following coding sequences:
- the LOC104756603 gene encoding protein NRT1/ PTR FAMILY 5.10-like isoform X1: MAISGAVDEAGTPLLAVTTVDGSVDYRSKPAVRSSSGGWRSAGFIIGVEVAERFAYYGISSNLITYLTGQLGQSTAAAAANVNAWSGTASLLPLLGAFIADSFLGRFRTILAASALYILGLGLLTLSAMVPSDCNAYKLLLSSCSPRFQVIMFFSALYLVALAQGGHKPCVQAFGADQFDEKDPKECKQKTSFFNWWYFSMCFGTLVTLWVLNYIQDNLSWALGFGIPCIAMVVALLIFLLGTRAYRFSVRREGQSPFARIVNVYVAAVKNWGVSASAVADAEERFGLVSLKSSQQFSFLNKALVANNGSCSIDELEEAKSVLRLAPIWFTCLVYAVVFAQSPTFFTKQGATMERSITPSYKISPATLQSFISLSIVIFIPIYDRVLIPIARSFTHKPGGITMLQRIGTGLFLSFLAMVIAALVEMKRLKTAAEYGLLDSPDATVPMSVWWLVPQYVLFGISDVFAMVGLQEFFYDQVPSELRSVGLALYLSIFGIGSFLSSFLISVIEKATSQSGQVSWFANNLNQAHLDYFYWLLACLSFIGLASYMYFAKSYVSKRLNTL; this comes from the exons ATGGCCATCTCCGGCGCTGTTGATGAAGCCGGAACTCCGCTTCTCGCTGTAACCACCGTCGACGGATCCGTTGACTACAGAAGCAAACCAGCCGTCAGATCTTCCTCCGGTGGCTGGAGATCCGCCGGCTTCATCATCG GTGTGGAGGTTGCTGAGCGATTCGCTTACTACGGGATATCTTCCAATCTGATTACTTATCTGACCGGACAACTGGGGCAATCGACGGCGGCTGCTGCCGCTAACGTCAACGCTTGGTCTGGAACGGCGTCGTTGCTTCCTCTCCTTGGTGCGTTTATCGCTGACTCGTTTCTAGGTCGTTTCCGTACCATCCTCGCCGCCTCTGCTCTCTATATATTG GGACTTGGTTTACTGACTTTATCTGCAATGGTTCCTTCAGACTGCAATGCTTATAAACTACTACTCTCGTCTTGCTCTCCTCGATTTCAAGTGATCATGTTCTTTAGTGCCCTGTATCTAGTGGCGTTAGCTCAAGGTGGTCACAAACCCTGTGTTCAGGCTTTTGGAGCGGATCAGTTTGATGAAAAGGATCCTAAAGAGTGCAAACAAAAGACTTCTTTCTTTAATTGGTGGTATTTTAGTATGTGCTTTGGGACGTTGGTTACTCTATGGGTCTTGAATTATATTCAGGACAATCTCAGTTGGGCTTTAGGATTTGGTATTCCATGCATTGCTATGGTTGTTGCTTTGCTTATTTTCTTGCTCGGAACTAGAGCTTATCGGTTCAGCGTTCGAAGGGAAGGTCAAAGCCCTTTTGCACGGATTGTAAATGTTTATGTCGCTGCTGTGAAGAATTGGGGTGTGTCAGCTTCAGCTGTAGCTGATGCAGAGGAGAGATTTGGTCTTGTGTCTCTCAAAAGCTCACAGCAATTTAG TTTTCTCAACAAAGCTCTGGTCGCGAATAATGGTTCCTGTAGTATAGATgaacttgaagaagcaaaatcaGTGCTTAGGTTAGCTCCGATATGGTTTACTTGCTTGGTTTATGCGGTTGTGTTTGCGCAATCTCCAACTTTCTTCACTAAACAAGGAGCCACAATGGAGAGATCAATCACACCGAGTTACAAGATCTCTCCGGCTACCCTTCAGTCTTTTATCAGCCTCTCTATAGTCATCTTCATCCCCATCTATGATCGCGTACTCATCCCAATTGCAAGATCGTTTACACATAAACCTGGCGGTATCACGATGCTTCAGAGAATCGGCACAGGCTTATTCCTCTCTTTCCTTGCTATGGTAATTGCTGCTTTGGTGGAGATGAAAAGGCTTAAAACTGCTGCGGAGTATGGGCTCCTTGACTCCCCAGACGCTACGGTTCCGATGAGTGTGTGGTGGTTAGTTCCTCAGTATGTGCTCTTTGGTATCTCAGATGTTTTTGCAATGGTGGGTCTTCAAGAATTCTTCTACGACCAAGTCCCGAGCGAGCTGAGGAGTGTGGGCTTGGCTCTATACTTGAGCATATTCGGTATTGGTAGCTTTCTCAGCAGTTTCCTGATATCAGTCATTGAGAAAGCGACGAGCCAATCTGGTCAAGTGAGTTGGTTTGCAAACAACCTGAACCAGGCTCATCTGGATTACTTTTACTGGCTACTCGCTTGTCTCAGCTTCATTGGATTAGCCTCCTACATGTATTTTGCAAAGTCATACGTATCTAAGAGACTCAACACCCTTTAA
- the LOC104756601 gene encoding MICOS complex subunit Mic10-like yields MENKSNNNTESDVNAKWDACFDLTARRFVYSSLGGAFAGLLFFRSPVTRWASIAFGAGIGIGSAYTDCSRVFDSSSSTSATLLAPKSSTESPVLPQATEE; encoded by the exons atggaaaacaagaGTAACAACAACACCGAGTCCGATGTCAACGCCAAATGGGACGCATGTTTCGATCTCACTGCTCGCCGCTTCGTCTACTCCTCCCTCGGCGGCGCTTTCGCCggtcttctcttcttca GGAGTCCGGTTACAAGATGGGCTTCGATTGCGTTTGGTGCTGGAATTGGTATTGGCTCTGCATACACAGATTGTTCTCGTGTTTTTGACTCATCGTCTTCAACTTCAGCTACTTTATTAGCTCCCAAGAGTTCAACAGAGTCTCCTGTACTACCTCAG GCAACAGAAGAGTAA
- the LOC104759356 gene encoding protein NRT1/ PTR FAMILY 5.16-like yields MTIVEEKVSLIEDFVSDSVDHSGLPAGKSTTGGWRSAWYIIGVEVGERFAYFGISSNLITYLTGPLGQSMATAAVNVNTWSGTASMFPILGAFIADAYLGRYRTIVVASLIYILGLGLLTLSAVLILMGLSEKRSDVVTSTKPSFWVNILFFCSLYLVAMGQGGHKPCVQAFGADQFDVEDRKERISRGSFFNWWFLSLSAGITLSIIVVVYVQDNVNWALGFGILFLFMVMALVLFLLGRKTYRYPRGDRKEKNNAFARIGRVFVVAFKNRRLKLTHSGLLEDGSSETCKGRLEFLAKALIPGEGGVEPCDVRDVEDAMALVRLIPIWITTVVSMIPYAQSATFFTKQAVTVDRKILPGLEIPPAWFQALIGLSIIISVPTYEGVFLPLARRITKKPSGITMLQRIGAGMVLTSLNMVVAALVETKRLEIAKEHGLLDSPGATIPMSLWWFVPQYLLLGMIDLFSLVGTQEFFYDQVPKELRSIGLALSLSAMGLASFLSGFLITVINWATGKDGGESWFNTNLNRAHVDYFYWLLATFTAIGFFAFMFFSRLYVYRRLRRIDHV; encoded by the exons ATGACGATAGTAGAGGAAAAAGTTTCACTTATTGAAGATTTCGTAAGCGACTCTGTCGACCACAGTGGACTTCCCGCCGGCAAGTCTACCACTGGCGGATGGAGATCCGCTTGGTACATTATAG GAGTTGAAGTTGGAGAAAGATTTGCTTACTTTGGGATTTCCTCCAACTTGATTACCTACCTAACTGGACCTCTCGGACAATCCATGGCGACTGCCGCCGTGAACGTGAACACATGGTCAGGAACCGCCTCGATGTTTCCTATTTTAGGAGCTTTCATCGCAGACGCTTATCTCGGTCGTTACCGTACCATTGTTGTCGCTTCCCTCATCTATATACTC GGACTAGGACTATTAACCTTATCGGCTGTCTTAATCCTAATGGGATTATCAGAGAAACGTAGCGATGTTGTTACTTCTACTAAACCATCTTTTTGGGTGAATATACTCTTCTTCTGTTCTCTATATTTGGTGGCGATGGGACAAGGCGGACACAAGCCGTGTGTTCAAGCTTTTGGTGCGGACCAGTTTGATGTGGAAGATCGAAAAGAGAGAATAAGTAGAGGATCGTTTTTCAATTGGTGGTTTTTGAGTTTATCCGCGGGAATAACTCTGTCTATTATTGTGGTGGTTTACGTTCAAGACAATGTAAATTGGGCGCTTGGGTTTGGGAtcctttttttgttcatggttaTGGCCCTTGTTCTCTTCTTGCTCGGGAGAAAAACTTACAGGTACCCGAGAGGAGACCGCAAGGAGAAGAATAACGCTTTTGCGAGAATCGGTAGAGTTTTCGTGGTCGCATTCAAGAATAGGCGACTCAAATTAACACATTCAGGTCTATTGGAAGATGGTTCATCCGAGACATGTAAAGGACGACTTGA GTTCCTAGCAAAAGCGTTGATACCGGGAGAAGGAGGTGTCGAGCCATGTGATGTTAGGGACGTGGAAGATGCGATGGCTTTGGTAAGGCTTATTCCGATATGGATCACAACGGTGGTGAGCATGATTCCTTACGCTCAGTCTGCTACTTTCTTCACAAAGCAAGCTGTTACCGTGGACAGAAAAATATTGCCGGGTTTGGAAATCCCTCCTGCTTGGTTTCAGGCGCTTATCGGTTTATCGATTATCATCTCAGTTCCGACTTATGAGGGTGTTTTCCTTCCGTTAGCTAGACGGATCACCAAAAAGCCTTCTGGGATCACAATGCTACAGAGAATAGGGGCCGGAATGGTGCTGACTAGTTTAAATATGGTGGTTGCAGCGTTGGTAGAAACGAAACGGCTTGAGATAGCTAAAGAACATGGGCTTCTGGATAGTCCCGGCGCAACCATCCCAATGTCTCTATGGTGGTTCGTTCCTCAGTATTTATTACTCGGGATGATCGATCTATTCTCACTAGTGGGTACTCAAGAATTCTTCTACGACCAAGTCCCAAAAGAGCTAAGGAGTATTGGTCTCGCGCTTTCTTTGAGTGCGATGGGTCTTGCTAGCTTCTTGAGTGGTTTTCTCATCACTGTGATTAATTGGGCTACAGGAAAAGATGGTGGTGAGAGCTGGTTCAACACTAACCTGAACCGAGCCCATGTCGATTACTTTTATTGGTTGCTCGCCACTTTCACGGCCATTGGATTCTTTGCGTTTATGTTCTTCTCCAGGCTGTATGTGTATCGCAGACTTCGCAGGATAGATCACGTCtaa
- the LOC104756602 gene encoding patellin-2-like, whose translation MAQEEIQKPAASITASVPVKEDTPVPVKEVEVPVTAEKAVAAPAPEATVVSEKEVDVAVAEPEVAVAVKEEEVATGKEALQSESFKEEGYLASELAEAEKNALAEFKEMVREALNKREFTAPPPPSPKAPVKEEKAEEKKTEETEEKKEEVKTEERSVEAETKTEEKPAAPATVETKKEETSAAPAPIVAETKKEETSAAPAPVAAETKKEETKPAAPVVAETKKEEISAAPTPVETKPAAPVETKPAAPVTTETKEEEKVVPVETTPAAPVTTETKEEEKVTPVETEPAAPVVDEVKKEEKATASVPVTRAVSRFIKDIFVSVTTSTEKKKEEEKPAVVTIEKAFAAEEEGTKPVEATEESIVSITLPETAAYVEPEEVSIWGIPLLEDERSDVILLKFLRARDFKVKEAFTMLKNTVQWRKENNIDDLVSEDLEGSEFEKLVFTHGVDKQGHVVIYSSYGEFQNKEIFSDKEKLSKFLKWRIQFQEKCVRSLDFSPEAKSTFVFVSDFRNAPGLGKRALWQFIRRAVKQFEDNYPEFVARELFINVPWWYIPYYKTFGTIITSPRTRSKMVLSGPSKSAETIFKYVAPEVVPVKYGGLSKESPFAVEDGVTEAVVKSTSKYTIDLPATEGSTLSWELRVLGADVSYGAQFEPSNETSYTVIVSKNRKIGLTDEPVITDSFKASEPGKVVITIDNQTSKKKKVLYRFKTQA comes from the exons ATGGCTCAAGAAGAGATACAGAAACCTGCTGCTTCTATTACTGCCTCTGTTCCGGTTAAGGAAGATACTCCTGTGCCGGTTAAGGAGGTTGAGGTACCTGTTACTGCTGAGAAAGCTGTGGCTGCGCCTGCTCCCGAAGCAACGGTGGTGTCTGAGAAGGAGGTTGATGTGGCGGTCGCGGAACCAGAGGTGGCTGTGGCGGTGAAGGAGGAGGAAGTTGCGACGGGGAAAGAGGCCTTGCAATCGGAATCGTTTAAGGAGGAAGGCTATTTGGCTTCTGAATTGGCGGAAGCTGAGAAGAACGCTTTGGCTGAGTTTAAGGAGATGGTTAGGGAGGCTTTGAACAAGCGTGAATTCACCGCTCCACCGCCACCGTCGCCTAAAGCTCCGGTCAAGGAAGAGAAGGCTGaggagaagaaaacagaggaaacagaggaaaagaaggaagaagtgaaAACCGAGGAAAGGTCTGTTGAGGCTgaaaccaaaacagaggagaaacCTGCTGCTCCGGCCACCGTAGAGaccaagaaagaagagacaTCTGCCGCTCCGGCTCCGATCGTCGCAGAGACCAAGAAGGAAGAGACATCGGCCGCTCCGGCTCCAGTCGCCGCAGAGACCAAGAAGGAAGAGACTAAACCGGCTGCTCCGGTCGTTGCAGAgacgaagaaggaagagatATCAGCAGCTCCTACTCCGGTTGAGACCAAACCAGCTGCTCCGGTTGAGACCAAACCAGCTGCTCCGGTCACCACAGAGaccaaggaagaagagaaagtcgTTCCGGTAGAAACCACACCGGCTGCTCCGGTCACCACAGAGACCAAAGAGGAGGAGAAAGTCACTCCGGTAGAGACCGAACCAGCTGCTCCAGTCGTCGATGAGgtcaagaaagaagagaaagcaacCGCCTCTGTTCCAGTCACCAGGGCCGTCTCAAGATTTATTAAAGATATATTTGTCTCCGTCACCACCTCCAccgagaaaaagaaggaagaagagaagccagCCGTAGTAACGATCGAGAAGGCTTTCGccgctgaagaagaaggaaccaaACCCGTTGAAGCAACCGAAGAATCGATCGTTTCAATCACTCTTCCCGAGACAGCTGCCTACGTAGAGCCAGAAGAAGTCTCAATCTGGGGAATCCCACTTCTCGAGGACGAGAGATCCGACGTGATCCTCCTCAAGTTCCTCAGAGCACGTGACTTCAAGGTCAAAGAAGCCTTCACGATGCTTAAAAACACCGTCCAGTGGCGCAAAGAGAACAACATCGACGACCTTGTCTCGGAAGATCTCGAAGGAAGCGAGTTCGAGAAGTTGGTGTTCACACACGGTGTCGACAAACAAGGACACGTCGTGATCTACAGCTCGTACGGTGAGTTTCAGAACAAGGAGATTTTCTCTGACAAGGAGAAGCTTAGCAAGTTCCTGAAATGGAGGATTCAGTTCCAGGAGAAGTGTGTGAGGTCTCTTGACTTTAGCCCTGAGGCTAAGTCAACGTTTGTGTTCGTCAGTGACTTCAGGAACGCTCCTGGACTCGGTAAGAGAGCGTTGTGGCAGTTCATTAGACGTGCGGTTAAGCAATTCGAAGACAACTACCCAGAGTTTGTTGCCAGAGAG CTGTTCATTAATGTCCCATGGTGGTACATTCCTTACTACAAAACATTCGGAACCATCATCACATCGCCAAGGACAAGGAGCAAGATGGTCCTTTCTGGTCCATCCAAATCCGCTGAGACCATTTTCAA ATACGTAGCTCCTGAAGTAGTCCCGGTTAAGTATGGTGGACTGAGCAAAGAGAGCCCATTCGCTGTCGAAGATGGAGTCACCGAGGCCGTCGTTAAATCCACATCTAAATATACCATTGATTTGCCTGCTACCgag GGTTCTACACTGTCATGGGAGCTTAGGGTTTTGGGTGCGGACGTGAGCTACGGAGCTCAATTTGAGCCAAGCAACGAGACAAGCTACACCGTGATCGTCTCTAAGAACCGGAAAATCGGTTTAACTGATGAACCTGTGATTACTGATTCTTTCAAGGCAAGTGAACCAGGAAAGGTCGTGATCACGATTGACAACCAGAcatctaagaagaagaaggtgctCTACAGGTTCAAAACCCAAGCATAA
- the LOC104756603 gene encoding protein NRT1/ PTR FAMILY 5.10-like isoform X2: MFFSALYLVALAQGGHKPCVQAFGADQFDEKDPKECKQKTSFFNWWYFSMCFGTLVTLWVLNYIQDNLSWALGFGIPCIAMVVALLIFLLGTRAYRFSVRREGQSPFARIVNVYVAAVKNWGVSASAVADAEERFGLVSLKSSQQFSFLNKALVANNGSCSIDELEEAKSVLRLAPIWFTCLVYAVVFAQSPTFFTKQGATMERSITPSYKISPATLQSFISLSIVIFIPIYDRVLIPIARSFTHKPGGITMLQRIGTGLFLSFLAMVIAALVEMKRLKTAAEYGLLDSPDATVPMSVWWLVPQYVLFGISDVFAMVGLQEFFYDQVPSELRSVGLALYLSIFGIGSFLSSFLISVIEKATSQSGQVSWFANNLNQAHLDYFYWLLACLSFIGLASYMYFAKSYVSKRLNTL; the protein is encoded by the exons ATGTTCTTTAGTGCCCTGTATCTAGTGGCGTTAGCTCAAGGTGGTCACAAACCCTGTGTTCAGGCTTTTGGAGCGGATCAGTTTGATGAAAAGGATCCTAAAGAGTGCAAACAAAAGACTTCTTTCTTTAATTGGTGGTATTTTAGTATGTGCTTTGGGACGTTGGTTACTCTATGGGTCTTGAATTATATTCAGGACAATCTCAGTTGGGCTTTAGGATTTGGTATTCCATGCATTGCTATGGTTGTTGCTTTGCTTATTTTCTTGCTCGGAACTAGAGCTTATCGGTTCAGCGTTCGAAGGGAAGGTCAAAGCCCTTTTGCACGGATTGTAAATGTTTATGTCGCTGCTGTGAAGAATTGGGGTGTGTCAGCTTCAGCTGTAGCTGATGCAGAGGAGAGATTTGGTCTTGTGTCTCTCAAAAGCTCACAGCAATTTAG TTTTCTCAACAAAGCTCTGGTCGCGAATAATGGTTCCTGTAGTATAGATgaacttgaagaagcaaaatcaGTGCTTAGGTTAGCTCCGATATGGTTTACTTGCTTGGTTTATGCGGTTGTGTTTGCGCAATCTCCAACTTTCTTCACTAAACAAGGAGCCACAATGGAGAGATCAATCACACCGAGTTACAAGATCTCTCCGGCTACCCTTCAGTCTTTTATCAGCCTCTCTATAGTCATCTTCATCCCCATCTATGATCGCGTACTCATCCCAATTGCAAGATCGTTTACACATAAACCTGGCGGTATCACGATGCTTCAGAGAATCGGCACAGGCTTATTCCTCTCTTTCCTTGCTATGGTAATTGCTGCTTTGGTGGAGATGAAAAGGCTTAAAACTGCTGCGGAGTATGGGCTCCTTGACTCCCCAGACGCTACGGTTCCGATGAGTGTGTGGTGGTTAGTTCCTCAGTATGTGCTCTTTGGTATCTCAGATGTTTTTGCAATGGTGGGTCTTCAAGAATTCTTCTACGACCAAGTCCCGAGCGAGCTGAGGAGTGTGGGCTTGGCTCTATACTTGAGCATATTCGGTATTGGTAGCTTTCTCAGCAGTTTCCTGATATCAGTCATTGAGAAAGCGACGAGCCAATCTGGTCAAGTGAGTTGGTTTGCAAACAACCTGAACCAGGCTCATCTGGATTACTTTTACTGGCTACTCGCTTGTCTCAGCTTCATTGGATTAGCCTCCTACATGTATTTTGCAAAGTCATACGTATCTAAGAGACTCAACACCCTTTAA